One Flavobacterium sp. 90 DNA segment encodes these proteins:
- a CDS encoding helix-turn-helix transcriptional regulator produces the protein MEEKIHQGRNVKRFREMLGIKQDALAFDLGNDWNQKKISLLEQKDVIEDGLLKQISAVLKIPVEAFQNFDEEQAVNIISNNFTSNDTSTLNAVNPNCTFNPIDKIVQLYDEKIALYERMLKEKEEMMARFEKLINK, from the coding sequence ATGGAAGAGAAAATACATCAGGGAAGAAACGTAAAACGATTCAGAGAAATGCTTGGTATTAAACAAGACGCATTGGCTTTTGATCTGGGAAATGATTGGAATCAAAAAAAAATATCTCTTTTAGAACAAAAAGATGTAATTGAAGACGGTCTGTTGAAACAAATTTCGGCTGTATTAAAAATTCCAGTTGAAGCTTTTCAGAATTTTGACGAAGAACAAGCGGTGAATATTATTTCTAATAATTTTACAAGTAATGATACATCAACTTTAAATGCAGTTAACCCAAATTGTACATTTAATCCAATTGATAAAATTGTTCAGTTGTATGATGAAAAAATTGCATTGTATGAGCGTATGTTGAAAGAGAAAGAGGAAATGATGGCGAGGTTTGAGAAGTTGATCAATAAGTGA
- a CDS encoding macro domain-containing protein, giving the protein MVNKVLIGIKRHPKRFVLAIIFGYTSIWTFLEPLMALSGVNITGYNCLCLLIYFIASFIIGIISVFPKKTVKFDLLNTNTKVIIEFGDLFSVDGHRVIPVNEYFDSLIGKPVSPNSVHGVFIERVLGGYNNIIDVEVNRQLEGKDIEITERPEGKINKFPLGTTITLKHSETLYFLFALCNSDNDCKATCDPSSMLIALSGLWEKVRIEGNGFNINLPLIGNGLSGVGLPPSQLLQLILMSLLKFTKEKELSATVKIVLLEDMFEKIDLNLIKNNWK; this is encoded by the coding sequence ATGGTAAATAAAGTATTAATAGGTATAAAAAGACATCCCAAGAGATTTGTCTTAGCAATAATTTTCGGATATACTTCGATTTGGACTTTTTTAGAACCTTTAATGGCATTATCAGGAGTTAATATTACAGGTTACAATTGCCTTTGTTTATTAATTTACTTTATAGCAAGTTTTATAATAGGCATTATTTCTGTCTTTCCGAAGAAAACGGTCAAATTTGATTTACTAAATACAAACACAAAAGTTATAATCGAGTTTGGTGATCTTTTTTCGGTTGATGGTCATAGAGTTATTCCTGTTAATGAGTATTTTGATAGCTTAATAGGTAAGCCGGTCTCACCCAATAGTGTTCATGGAGTATTCATTGAAAGAGTTTTAGGCGGTTATAATAATATAATCGACGTAGAGGTGAATAGACAACTAGAGGGAAAAGATATCGAAATTACAGAAAGACCAGAAGGTAAAATTAATAAATTTCCACTAGGGACAACGATTACTTTAAAGCATAGCGAAACTTTATACTTTCTTTTCGCATTATGTAATAGTGATAACGATTGCAAAGCTACTTGTGATCCTTCATCGATGTTAATTGCACTTTCTGGGCTATGGGAAAAAGTTAGAATCGAAGGTAATGGATTCAATATTAACTTGCCACTTATTGGTAACGGACTTTCAGGAGTGGGACTTCCCCCCAGTCAATTGCTGCAATTAATATTAATGTCATTATTGAAATTTACTAAGGAAAAAGAATTAAGCGCAACGGTAAAAATTGTACTTCTTGAAGATATGTTTGAAAAAATAGATCTAAATTTAATTAAAAATAACTGGAAATAA
- a CDS encoding toll/interleukin-1 receptor domain-containing protein encodes MKVFISHSSVDKKFVRTLKDCLVENSIEIWLDEDQLDLGDSLVTKLENALNTSSHLVIILSPTSVKSDWVKFELNKAISNQRTGLMQKIIPVKYRECEIPEELKDLLYADLSEEVVLPASDPNRIKFISDGFESFFLKLVKAIRSSSKAINSNEKAEIIKTIKSSEEITESHSHSIHRGNYELVGFNTVESKLKYQNLIYKKDNSEENVENLRPFLLPESLKRVFKLELGEKIRIESDMPYSSYGHFAGYRTDDLKITIDKRIRDELYINSKEYYQVEVDLEKKIIRFVNNLNRKPRRTPIGGENNYALAA; translated from the coding sequence ATGAAAGTATTCATTTCTCATAGTAGTGTAGACAAAAAATTTGTACGAACTTTAAAAGATTGTTTAGTTGAAAATAGTATTGAAATTTGGTTAGACGAAGATCAACTGGATTTAGGAGATAGTTTAGTGACGAAATTAGAGAATGCTTTAAATACTTCATCTCATCTAGTCATAATTCTTTCACCAACTTCGGTAAAATCAGATTGGGTAAAGTTTGAATTAAATAAAGCAATTTCTAATCAGCGAACAGGTTTAATGCAAAAAATTATACCAGTGAAATATAGAGAATGTGAAATCCCTGAAGAATTAAAAGATTTATTATATGCTGATTTATCCGAAGAGGTAGTTTTACCAGCTTCAGACCCTAATAGAATAAAATTTATTTCAGATGGTTTTGAAAGTTTTTTTTTAAAATTAGTGAAGGCAATAAGAAGTTCTTCTAAAGCAATAAATTCAAATGAGAAAGCAGAAATAATAAAAACAATAAAATCCTCCGAAGAAATAACTGAGTCACATTCGCATTCAATACATAGGGGGAACTATGAACTTGTGGGATTCAATACAGTAGAATCGAAGTTAAAATATCAGAACTTGATTTATAAAAAAGATAATAGTGAAGAAAATGTTGAAAATTTAAGACCTTTTTTATTACCAGAAAGTTTAAAAAGAGTTTTTAAATTAGAACTCGGAGAGAAAATTAGAATTGAATCTGATATGCCTTACTCAAGTTATGGACACTTTGCGGGATATAGGACGGATGATTTGAAAATTACTATTGACAAAAGGATTAGAGATGAGTTATATATTAATTCTAAAGAGTATTATCAAGTTGAAGTTGATTTAGAGAAAAAAATTATTCGTTTTGTCAATAATTTAAATCGCAAACCGAGAAGAACGCCAATTGGAGGGGAAAATAATTATGCTTTAGCTGCATAG
- a CDS encoding retron St85 family effector protein, translating to MDDISKDDCIKLSNKIREDIYKPANTFKTTIFLCGADIYQKDKIRYQIAEIMKKNWQFSYTYDIIYPEDIFDELLHSSKKRDLLSLEGLLADSVDAIVLIPESPGSFAELGAFANDGKLRKKIICLVDKKYKKDKSFINLGPLKLVKKENPHGVIFIDPNNISNEMGKLLNSLKKMKNTSLKMSNVISLLQIDNFLLPSIYLLEPISKLTLIKLVEVATQDDLNSFQVTTTALTSLTKKRYVELTNTGYKLTNLGLENFLKFRTNSKKNIRKNKTVEIDNLRLEILNLKNRNKKLRI from the coding sequence ATGGATGATATTTCAAAGGATGATTGCATAAAGTTATCTAATAAAATTAGAGAAGATATTTATAAACCTGCAAATACGTTTAAAACAACAATCTTTTTATGTGGTGCCGACATATATCAAAAAGATAAAATCCGATACCAAATTGCAGAAATAATGAAGAAAAATTGGCAATTTTCTTACACATATGACATTATATATCCCGAAGATATTTTTGATGAACTTTTACATAGTTCAAAAAAAAGAGATTTATTATCCCTAGAAGGATTATTAGCTGATAGCGTTGATGCAATAGTTTTAATACCCGAAAGCCCAGGATCCTTTGCTGAACTAGGTGCATTTGCAAATGATGGAAAATTACGAAAAAAAATAATATGCCTAGTTGATAAAAAATATAAAAAAGATAAAAGTTTTATTAATCTAGGACCTTTAAAACTTGTAAAAAAAGAGAATCCACATGGAGTTATTTTTATCGACCCAAATAATATTTCAAATGAAATGGGTAAGTTGTTAAATTCTTTAAAAAAAATGAAAAATACCAGCTTAAAAATGAGTAATGTAATTTCTCTATTACAAATTGATAATTTTTTACTACCCTCTATATATTTGTTAGAGCCTATCTCAAAATTAACTCTTATTAAACTGGTAGAGGTTGCAACTCAAGATGATTTAAATTCATTTCAAGTAACTACTACAGCTTTAACAAGTTTAACAAAAAAAAGATATGTTGAATTAACAAATACAGGTTATAAACTTACTAATCTAGGACTAGAGAATTTTCTAAAATTTAGAACTAATAGTAAAAAAAATATTAGAAAAAACAAAACTGTAGAAATTGATAATTTACGTTTAGAAATACTAAATTTGAAAAATAGAAATAAAAAATTAAGGATATAG
- a CDS encoding retron St85 family RNA-directed DNA polymerase, whose product MSNNGIIKLNMFGLPVIQTLDDFSFISHISKYTIYQLSKNSDYYYKIYFIKKKSGKHRKICQPSRKLKGLQSWILVNILEKIKVSNSCKGFEKNSSTLDNAIPHAGANTILTLDLKDFFPSITSNQIFNIFKTLGYNDLISTVFTNICTFDGCLPQGSPCSPKLANLTAWKLDSRIQGYVGKRGISYTRYADDLSFSGLNPVKVVNIIPMIKEIIEDENFLINNSKTRISSSGRAKIVTGLVITDEKIGIGKKKFNNVRSKIHHLSMPRENGNIKLLNEVQGWLSYLNSVDRERLIKTQKYIDHLNQKYPNSMIKFLVK is encoded by the coding sequence ATGAGTAACAACGGAATTATCAAATTAAACATGTTTGGATTACCAGTAATTCAAACCCTAGATGATTTTTCATTTATTTCGCATATTTCAAAATATACTATATATCAACTTTCTAAAAATTCTGATTATTATTATAAAATATACTTCATAAAAAAGAAATCAGGAAAACATAGGAAAATTTGTCAACCTAGTAGAAAGCTAAAAGGATTGCAATCGTGGATTCTTGTAAATATTCTGGAAAAGATAAAGGTTTCAAATTCTTGTAAAGGTTTTGAAAAAAATTCTTCAACTTTAGATAATGCAATACCACATGCAGGAGCAAATACGATATTAACTTTAGATTTGAAAGATTTTTTCCCATCTATCACAAGTAACCAAATATTTAATATTTTTAAAACTCTTGGATATAATGATCTAATATCCACTGTTTTTACCAATATATGTACATTTGACGGTTGTCTGCCTCAAGGTAGCCCCTGCTCTCCAAAATTAGCAAATTTAACTGCATGGAAGTTAGATTCAAGGATACAAGGTTACGTGGGCAAAAGAGGAATTAGTTATACTCGTTATGCAGATGACTTATCATTTTCAGGATTAAATCCGGTAAAAGTGGTAAATATTATACCTATGATAAAAGAAATAATTGAAGACGAGAATTTTTTAATTAATAATTCTAAAACTAGAATTTCAAGTTCAGGAAGAGCTAAAATTGTGACAGGTTTAGTAATAACGGATGAAAAAATAGGTATTGGCAAAAAAAAATTTAACAATGTCAGATCAAAAATTCATCATTTATCAATGCCTAGAGAAAATGGTAATATTAAACTACTTAATGAAGTACAGGGCTGGCTCTCATATTTAAATAGCGTTGATCGTGAAAGATTAATTAAAACGCAAAAATATATTGACCATTTAAATCAAAAATATCCGAACTCAATGATAAAATTTTTAGTAAAATAA
- a CDS encoding amino acid permease — protein MKNTQENVQDNQLKRGLTNRHIQLIALGGSIGTGLFLGIGPAAVLAGPSVILGYAIAGIIAFFIMRQLGEMVVEEPVSGSFSHFAYKYCGSFAGFASGWNYWILYILVSMAELTAIGVYVQFWWPEIPLWASSLFFFLVINALNFASVKVYGETEFWFSIIKVVAIIAMILFGTYLLISGTGGEHATIHNLYNDGGFFPKGFFEKTAKGDFQGLLSAMALIMFSFGGLELIGITAAEAENPEKNIPKATNQVIYRILIFYVGALVILFALSPWRQITTDSSPFVMVFQNLNGMEFELFGTKIFFTKLIANVLNLIVLTAALSVYNSSVYSNSRMLYGLADQGSAPKFLKKLNRHAVPINAILISSCFAAICILINKVMPEEAFSILMSLVVSCLVINWVMISYTHLRFRLSKDKENTKTKFPSLFYPVSNYICFVFLFGILSIMWITNMKLSVELIPIWLGILFICFKVLKAKE, from the coding sequence GTGAAAAACACACAAGAAAACGTACAAGATAATCAGCTTAAACGCGGGCTGACAAATCGCCATATTCAGTTAATTGCCTTGGGCGGATCAATAGGAACGGGACTTTTCCTTGGTATTGGTCCGGCAGCGGTATTAGCAGGACCATCTGTTATTTTAGGATATGCTATTGCAGGAATTATTGCTTTTTTTATAATGAGACAACTTGGCGAAATGGTTGTCGAAGAACCTGTTTCTGGAAGTTTTAGTCACTTTGCTTATAAATATTGCGGTTCTTTTGCCGGTTTTGCATCGGGTTGGAATTATTGGATTTTATATATTTTAGTGAGTATGGCTGAGCTTACAGCCATTGGTGTTTATGTGCAGTTTTGGTGGCCCGAAATTCCGCTTTGGGCATCTAGTTTGTTTTTCTTTCTGGTTATTAATGCTCTGAATTTTGCCTCTGTAAAAGTTTACGGAGAAACAGAATTCTGGTTTTCAATTATAAAAGTTGTTGCCATTATTGCAATGATACTTTTTGGTACTTATTTGCTAATAAGCGGAACAGGAGGAGAACACGCTACAATTCATAATTTGTATAACGATGGAGGTTTCTTTCCAAAAGGTTTCTTTGAGAAAACTGCAAAGGGTGATTTTCAAGGATTATTATCTGCAATGGCGCTTATTATGTTCTCTTTTGGAGGTTTAGAGCTTATTGGAATTACCGCTGCTGAAGCCGAAAATCCTGAAAAAAACATTCCGAAAGCGACCAATCAGGTTATTTATAGAATCCTTATATTTTATGTTGGTGCATTGGTAATCTTATTTGCTTTGTCACCTTGGAGACAAATTACTACAGATAGCAGCCCATTTGTAATGGTTTTTCAAAACCTAAACGGAATGGAATTTGAGCTATTTGGCACCAAAATATTTTTCACAAAACTTATTGCTAATGTGCTTAATTTAATTGTATTAACTGCCGCTTTATCCGTGTATAATAGTAGTGTATATAGTAATTCGCGTATGTTATACGGTTTAGCAGATCAGGGTAGTGCGCCTAAGTTTTTAAAGAAGCTAAACCGACATGCAGTACCCATTAATGCTATTTTAATTTCTTCGTGTTTTGCAGCGATCTGTATTTTAATCAATAAAGTAATGCCCGAAGAAGCTTTTAGTATTTTAATGTCTCTGGTAGTGTCTTGTTTAGTTATTAACTGGGTTATGATTTCGTATACGCATCTAAGATTTAGACTTTCGAAAGACAAGGAAAACACAAAAACTAAGTTTCCTTCTTTATTTTATCCGGTAAGTAATTATATCTGTTTTGTGTTTTTATTTGGTATTTTATCCATCATGTGGATCACAAATATGAAGTTATCCGTAGAATTAATTCCTATTTGGTTAGGGATTCTTTTTATATGTTTTAAAGTTCTTAAAGCGAAAGAATAA
- a CDS encoding S8/S53 family peptidase, which produces MKVVVTANKLNVRKTPVIDFAKKSNVVGVIVKDSIHESTEQHENILGVWHKIEDGWVSDKWVSGDVSSFQPTINKAGVNVQKYIDERFDGTNLKQVIDYNFLLNIPEEIKKTKGINSVIGIIDLPISTNLKFENILRPGNILTEKVPLSHSNFIAGIIGSNATSTIKGICSAATILDLTYNDVNGNLIMDDKYYEKLINCISLFKDTKVIINVSYNIDDSLQFALDKFKDLENVFFVCSAGTNETLRKIDNCPLVNSENAVSVGTASLEFLANNAAKIDSRLNFLLPILGYTSFKGNGIDYSKTNDVSSSWATSVITSIIALLFSTKQLDKNSSKADVLLLIKSLSGNYSDSYSFLNPLKF; this is translated from the coding sequence ATGAAAGTAGTAGTCACAGCAAATAAACTCAACGTTCGTAAAACTCCCGTAATTGATTTTGCGAAGAAAAGTAATGTTGTAGGGGTTATTGTAAAAGATTCTATTCATGAAAGTACTGAGCAACATGAAAACATCTTGGGTGTTTGGCATAAAATAGAAGATGGTTGGGTAAGTGATAAGTGGGTAAGTGGAGATGTTTCATCTTTTCAACCAACTATAAATAAGGCGGGTGTAAATGTTCAGAAGTATATTGATGAACGGTTTGACGGAACAAACCTTAAACAAGTTATAGACTATAATTTCCTTTTGAATATTCCTGAAGAAATCAAAAAAACAAAGGGGATAAATTCGGTTATTGGAATTATAGATCTTCCTATTAGCACGAATTTGAAATTCGAAAATATATTACGACCAGGTAATATTCTTACAGAAAAGGTACCATTGTCACACAGCAACTTTATAGCAGGCATAATTGGCTCTAATGCAACTTCAACTATAAAAGGAATTTGCTCTGCAGCTACGATTCTAGATTTAACCTATAATGATGTGAATGGAAATTTGATAATGGATGATAAATATTATGAGAAACTTATTAATTGTATTTCTTTATTTAAAGACACCAAAGTAATTATAAATGTTAGTTATAACATAGACGATAGTTTACAATTTGCCCTTGATAAATTCAAAGATTTAGAAAATGTATTTTTTGTTTGTTCTGCTGGCACGAATGAAACACTTCGAAAAATTGATAATTGTCCATTAGTAAACAGCGAAAACGCGGTTTCGGTTGGTACGGCATCACTTGAGTTTCTTGCTAATAATGCCGCTAAAATTGATTCTCGTTTAAATTTTTTATTACCTATTCTTGGTTATACATCATTTAAAGGAAATGGAATTGACTATTCAAAAACAAATGATGTGTCTTCAAGCTGGGCAACTTCTGTAATAACTTCCATAATTGCATTACTTTTTTCGACCAAACAATTAGATAAAAACTCATCTAAGGCAGATGTTTTATTGTTAATAAAATCTTTATCAGGTAATTATTCGGATTCGTATAGTTTCTTAAATCCTTTAAAATTTTAA